A segment of the Candidatus Sumerlaea chitinivorans genome:
CCAAGATGTAGGCGGCAGTGGACAACATGCCCATGGTCGCAATCGCGGTACCGTACAAACCGGCGGCCGTGGGGCTAATACCCGCTTTGGTCATTCCACCCCAGCCACCGAGGACATGCAGCATCCCCAATTGGCCAAATTTATAGGCAAGCATCAGGGCCACCGAAATCACAACGATCGGAATGGCCGTGCACTCCATACCAACCGATAAGCCAGAGATGATGGTGGTGGCAGGGCCAGTACGGCAGGAGTCCGCGATCCATTTCACGGGGCGATACCGATACTCAGTGTAATACTGCGTAATCCACACGAACGCGTAAGAGCATAGGATACCGACGACTCCGGCGAGGAAGAAGTAAATCTGGCCCTTCAGAAGCAACAGGACAGCAATGTAGAACCCGATAATCCCTAAAATCGTTGTGACGAGGTAGCCGCGGTTGAGGGCCGACATGGGATCCTCCCATCCACTCTCCTCGCTGCCTTTGACCTTTACCGAAAGCACACCGACGATCGAGGCGATGAGTCCCAAAGCACGCGCAAAGAGCGGGAACATGATTGCGCCCAAACCAAACACGGGGCCGTTTTCACCTGTGATTTTGTAGAGGGCGATACCGAGAATCATGGCCCCAATGTTCTCCGCAGCGGTGGATTCGAAAAGGTCTGCGCCACGGCCCGCACAATCGCCAACATTGTCGCCCACGAGGTCAGCGATCACCGCTGGATTTCGAGGATCGTCCTCAGGAATGCCCGCCTCGACTTTGCCAACAAGATCAGCACCAACGTCGGCAGCCTTCGTGTAGATTCCTCCGCCGAGCTGAGCAAACAGCGCGACGAAGGAGGCGCCAAAGCCGTAACCTACGATTTGCAAAGGTACGATATCGGGGTTCTTCAATCCGTCAAAAATCCAAAAGAGTAACCCGACACCCAACAGCGACATCGCAACCACCATAATACCCGAAACGGCTCCTCCGCGTAGAGCAACTTGGAGGGCAGTATTGAGGTTTTTGGTCGCTGCAGATGCAGTACGAATGTTCGAACGAATGGAAATATACATGCCGATGAAACCGGCAAACCCTGAGCAAAATGCACCGAACAGGAAAGAAATAAACGTCCGAATGGCCAGCTGGCTGCCCTTCTCCTTGAAGTAGAAGGCAAAGAGGATTGCCGCCAAAACCACAGACAGAATCGCAATGGTTTTGTACTGGCGCTTTAGGAACGCTTCCGCGCCCTCTTTAATCGCGTTGGAGATCACCTGCATGGCGGGTGTCCCCGTGTCTTTGGCCAATACCCATTTCGCCATTGCAAAGGCGACGATGAGTCCGGCAACTGAGATCAGCATCGTAACAGCGAAGACAAGTTGCGGCGTCATAGAACCCTTTCCTAAATAAAATTTTGTCGGGAGCCGGAGCCCCCGAGACACTCCTAACACTCACGCGCGCACTTAACGTGTCAAGCGAACTCACGCCCCATTAGGCCACAAAGATGCCAAGAGGCTTGCAGCAAAGACACGAAGAAAGCACGACGCTACCGAAAGCCAAACAAACAGCTTTTTAGTCTATGTATTCAAAAGATGGTCACAGGATAAGTTAAATCGTTCCAATTATTTAGTACAAATAATGTACTCTTTCCGCG
Coding sequences within it:
- a CDS encoding Pyrophosphate-energized proton pump, with the protein product MTPQLVFAVTMLISVAGLIVAFAMAKWVLAKDTGTPAMQVISNAIKEGAEAFLKRQYKTIAILSVVLAAILFAFYFKEKGSQLAIRTFISFLFGAFCSGFAGFIGMYISIRSNIRTASAATKNLNTALQVALRGGAVSGIMVVAMSLLGVGLLFWIFDGLKNPDIVPLQIVGYGFGASFVALFAQLGGGIYTKAADVGADLVGKVEAGIPEDDPRNPAVIADLVGDNVGDCAGRGADLFESTAAENIGAMILGIALYKITGENGPVFGLGAIMFPLFARALGLIASIVGVLSVKVKGSEESGWEDPMSALNRGYLVTTILGIIGFYIAVLLLLKGQIYFFLAGVVGILCSYAFVWITQYYTEYRYRPVKWIADSCRTGPATTIISGLSVGMECTAIPIVVISVALMLAYKFGQLGMLHVLGGWGGMTKAGISPTAAGLYGTAIATMGMLSTAAYILAMDTFGPITDNAGGIVEMSQQPESIREKTDRLDAVGNTTKALTKGYAVGSAALAAFLLFQAYIDEVNEYLRHAGKAIMTTVDLGHVPVFIGASIGAMLVFLFSALAIRSVGKAAQSVIEEVRRQFREKPGIMEGKDKPDYARCVDIVTKAALKEMVLPGILPVVVPAALGFGLKFVTKEGVAPQSVAALLMVGTIAGILMALFMNNGGGAWDNAKKYIETGQYGGKGSDAHKAAVVGDTVGDPFKDTAGPSLHVLIKLLSTVTLVLAPLFI